In the Chloroflexota bacterium genome, one interval contains:
- the ltaE gene encoding low-specificity L-threonine aldolase, which yields MTDIVDLRSDTVTLPTPAMRRAMADAEVGDDVYREDPTVNRLEEMSAERCGKDAALFVASGTMGNLIALLTHCGRGHEVILGATSHMYVQEQGGMSAIGGIYPHPLDDLPSGQIPIDQIDACFLPDDDHLARISLISLEDTHNVAGGRVLPLSYLEQVQRLARRRGVALHLDGARLFNAAVALGVPVSALAACADSLSFCLSKGLACPVGSVVVGDADFVREARRNRKLLGGGMRQAGIIAAAGIVALNEMIERLAEDHANARALAEGLSDIPGLDVDPDTVETNIVFARVDRPDVDPARLVSALQALGVKISAGGFPRIRLVTHYGIGRAEIARAVSAFSQVLGSPAGR from the coding sequence GTGACTGATATCGTCGACCTCCGCAGCGATACCGTGACCCTTCCCACGCCAGCCATGCGCCGCGCCATGGCTGACGCCGAGGTGGGCGATGACGTGTACCGCGAGGACCCGACGGTTAACCGCTTAGAGGAGATGTCCGCGGAGCGGTGCGGGAAGGACGCGGCGCTCTTCGTCGCCTCCGGTACCATGGGCAACCTCATTGCCCTGTTGACGCACTGTGGCCGCGGCCACGAGGTGATTCTCGGCGCCACGTCGCACATGTACGTCCAGGAGCAGGGCGGGATGTCCGCTATCGGGGGGATCTACCCGCATCCGCTCGACGATCTCCCCTCGGGGCAGATCCCCATCGATCAGATCGACGCGTGCTTTCTTCCCGACGACGACCACCTGGCGCGGATCAGCCTGATCTCTCTCGAAGACACGCACAACGTCGCCGGCGGGCGCGTTCTGCCCCTGAGCTACCTCGAGCAGGTTCAGCGGCTCGCTCGACGACGGGGCGTCGCGCTCCACCTGGACGGCGCGCGGCTTTTCAACGCCGCGGTGGCCCTCGGTGTTCCGGTGAGCGCCCTCGCGGCGTGCGCGGACTCGCTCTCTTTTTGCCTGTCCAAAGGTCTCGCATGCCCAGTGGGCTCGGTAGTCGTGGGCGACGCCGACTTCGTTCGTGAGGCGCGTCGGAATCGAAAGCTGCTGGGTGGCGGCATGCGCCAGGCGGGCATCATCGCCGCCGCGGGCATCGTCGCCCTCAACGAGATGATCGAGCGGCTGGCGGAGGACCACGCCAACGCTCGGGCCCTTGCGGAGGGGCTCTCCGACATCCCCGGCCTGGACGTCGACCCCGACACCGTAGAAACGAACATCGTGTTCGCGCGCGTCGATCGGCCCGACGTCGACCCGGCGCGCCTCGTGTCCGCGCTTCAAGCGCTCGGCGTCAAGATCTCGGCCGGCGGCTTTCCCCGCATCCGACTCGTCACTCACTACGGGATCGGACGAGCGGAGATCGCGCGCGCCGTCTCGGCGTTCAGCCAGGTGCTTGGGTCTCCAGCGGGACGCTGA
- a CDS encoding (2Fe-2S)-binding protein — translation MEETERGVRTLETARVNVTVNGVPWSGDVPVEEVLLDFLRDRVGLTGTKRGCESEVCGACTVLVDGGVVSACNFLAFEVDGRSVTTVEGLARGGELHPLQKAFIRNVAAQCGYCTPGQLMAAAALLSANPSPTYDEIAHWLIGNICRCGCYPAIATSIQEAAAELRGATV, via the coding sequence ATGGAGGAAACTGAACGCGGTGTTCGCACGCTGGAGACGGCGCGCGTGAATGTCACGGTGAATGGCGTGCCGTGGTCGGGCGACGTTCCAGTCGAAGAAGTGCTTCTCGATTTCCTCCGGGACCGGGTCGGCCTCACCGGCACGAAGCGCGGGTGCGAGTCCGAGGTCTGTGGCGCGTGCACCGTGCTCGTGGACGGCGGGGTGGTCAGCGCCTGCAACTTCCTCGCGTTTGAAGTCGACGGCCGATCGGTGACCACGGTCGAAGGCCTCGCCAGGGGCGGGGAGCTGCACCCGCTCCAGAAGGCGTTCATCCGCAACGTCGCCGCCCAGTGCGGCTACTGCACCCCGGGCCAGCTCATGGCGGCCGCTGCTCTCCTGAGCGCCAACCCCTCGCCGACGTACGACGAGATCGCCCACTGGCTGATCGGAAACATCTGCCGCTGCGGGTGCTACCCAGCGATCGCGACGTCGATTCAAGAGGCGGCGGCTGAGCTGCGCGGCGCCACGGTATAG
- a CDS encoding FAD binding domain-containing protein — MLSPFRVVHPTSIREATAELERLGEQASVYAGGAELLLLMRQGLLQPDYLVNIKRIAGLDVIEANGSTVRIGAAVTHRRLESDPTIRERLPALADAEHHVGNTRVRNQGTLGGNLCFADPHADPGTALLIYGASVTISSSAGERTLPLAEFLVGTYETAVNSGELLTSIEATPLPAGWNAAFLRVERFSRPTVNVAAAASLAPNGRLSEARLAVGCVGPKAIRLSDLEERVVGTTVAEAQRVIGESSAYLAERLEPVGDLLGSASYKITIARVLLQRAIEQAAATNGRTQHGGN; from the coding sequence GTGCTCAGCCCTTTTCGCGTCGTCCATCCTACGTCTATCCGAGAAGCGACCGCGGAGTTGGAGCGCCTCGGTGAACAGGCGTCCGTCTATGCCGGAGGCGCCGAGCTGCTCCTATTGATGCGGCAGGGCCTCCTCCAGCCCGACTACCTCGTCAACATCAAGCGGATCGCTGGCCTCGATGTCATCGAAGCAAATGGATCAACGGTGAGAATCGGCGCGGCGGTGACGCATCGCCGGCTGGAGTCGGATCCAACGATCCGCGAACGCCTACCCGCCCTTGCGGATGCCGAGCACCACGTAGGGAACACGCGGGTGCGGAACCAGGGCACATTGGGCGGCAATCTCTGTTTCGCGGATCCGCATGCCGATCCCGGCACGGCCCTCCTGATCTATGGCGCATCGGTGACGATCAGCAGCTCGGCGGGTGAGCGTACGCTGCCCCTGGCAGAATTTCTCGTCGGAACCTACGAAACGGCGGTCAATTCGGGGGAGCTTCTCACGTCCATCGAGGCGACCCCGCTTCCGGCGGGCTGGAATGCCGCCTTCCTGCGCGTCGAGCGCTTCTCGCGTCCCACGGTGAACGTCGCGGCCGCGGCGTCGCTCGCGCCCAACGGTCGCCTTTCCGAGGCGCGGCTGGCGGTCGGCTGCGTCGGTCCGAAGGCGATCCGCCTCTCTGACCTCGAGGAACGGGTTGTCGGCACGACGGTCGCGGAGGCGCAGCGCGTCATCGGCGAGTCGAGCGCCTATCTCGCCGAGCGACTAGAGCCCGTTGGGGACTTGCTCGGCTCGGCATCCTACAAGATCACCATCGCTCGCGTTCTGCTGCAACGCGCCATCGAGCAGGCCGCGGCCACGAACGGAAGGACGCAGCATGGAGGAAACTGA
- a CDS encoding antibiotic biosynthesis monooxygenase family protein, whose protein sequence is MPIRVIVAIDALPGKGNELVRARAERHAEVRKEPGCEQFDLFQNTENPDKLLLVERWTDEASLAAHAELNRTRPPVGNDLRAGLGKAEHYEMA, encoded by the coding sequence ATGCCCATCAGAGTCATCGTGGCCATCGACGCGCTGCCGGGAAAGGGCAACGAGCTCGTTCGGGCGCGGGCTGAGCGCCACGCCGAGGTGCGCAAGGAGCCCGGCTGCGAACAATTCGACCTCTTCCAGAACACCGAGAACCCGGACAAGCTGCTGCTCGTTGAGCGATGGACGGACGAGGCCAGCCTCGCCGCGCACGCCGAGCTGAACCGCACCAGGCCTCCGGTCGGGAACGATTTGCGGGCTGGCCTGGGCAAAGCCGAGCATTACGAGATGGCGTGA
- a CDS encoding TIGR03619 family F420-dependent LLM class oxidoreductase, translating into MRAQSRDGCGNMKVRIGYALGTQGLRDPSRLGAVARDLDRLRFDSLWLSDRLTGAAPDPLIGLAVAAGQTRRLKLGTSVLVLPGRNPIVVAKQVASLDRLSDGRLLVAVGLGASDAREHRAFGIESRERGAWVEEVVPLLRRLWTEERVDHDGPRFHYRGLTVLPRPVQHPIDVWLGGLAPAALRRIGRVGDGWLPSFCTVAEAVQGRTIVCEAAEAADRRIDPEHFGAMLVYALRPPGRAVLEALAARRPDVEASLLVPVGLAAIRERLQEFVNAGISKLVLRPADEPDDWTSEVEALAPLVRELQT; encoded by the coding sequence GTGCGCGCGCAATCGCGCGATGGCTGCGGGAACATGAAGGTTCGCATCGGTTATGCCCTCGGAACGCAGGGACTCCGCGATCCGTCCCGCCTGGGCGCGGTCGCCCGGGATCTCGATCGTCTGCGGTTCGACTCGCTCTGGTTGTCGGACCGGCTGACGGGCGCCGCGCCGGATCCCCTCATCGGACTCGCCGTCGCGGCCGGGCAGACGCGCCGGTTGAAGCTGGGCACGAGCGTGCTGGTCCTGCCCGGCCGAAATCCGATCGTCGTGGCGAAGCAGGTTGCGAGCCTCGATCGACTCTCCGACGGACGGCTGCTCGTGGCCGTCGGTCTCGGCGCATCCGACGCGCGCGAGCATCGGGCCTTCGGTATCGAATCGCGCGAGCGAGGCGCATGGGTGGAGGAGGTGGTCCCGCTTTTGCGGCGGCTGTGGACCGAGGAGCGCGTCGACCACGACGGGCCGCGATTCCACTATCGCGGGCTCACAGTGTTGCCGCGGCCGGTCCAGCACCCCATCGACGTCTGGCTCGGCGGACTCGCGCCGGCGGCGCTCCGGCGCATTGGCCGTGTCGGCGATGGCTGGCTGCCGAGCTTCTGCACGGTGGCCGAGGCTGTACAGGGACGGACAATCGTCTGCGAGGCGGCCGAGGCCGCGGATCGACGAATCGATCCCGAGCACTTCGGCGCCATGCTGGTCTATGCCCTGCGTCCGCCTGGGCGGGCCGTGCTGGAGGCCCTCGCCGCGCGGCGTCCGGACGTCGAGGCTTCCCTCCTCGTGCCCGTTGGACTGGCGGCTATTCGCGAGCGTCTCCAGGAGTTCGTGAACGCTGGGATCTCCAAGCTCGTGCTCCGACCTGCTGATGAGCCGGACGACTGGACCAGCGAGGTGGAGGCGCTCGCCCCGCTGGTGCGCGAGCTGCAAACGTAG